The nucleotide sequence TCCTAAACTTTGTCTACACCGGAGAGCTAAAGTTGGATCCTCACAACCTGGACAGAGTCCAGCAGGCAGCAGCCAGCCTGTGCGTACCAGAGGCACTCACACGCTGTCACCAGTTCAAGGAGACCTCTAAGGAGCCTGTGCCTGTCAAGCGTAAAAGAGGTAGACCTAGAAAGTCTGCCTCAGACATCAACCCAGTCAAAGAGAAGAATTTAATTAAAGTCACGAAAGACGAGCCCACCATTGATACTGCTGCAGCCAGTTTTACCACTGCTGCCACTACTGCAGCAACCACCACACGCTCTGGCCGAGTAGTGAAGGGCCCCAGGCGACTAGTGACTATCGATGAGAGCCCTACAACTGAAAACGAGTTGACCCCGCCTCTTCCTGTGGAGAAAGAAGTTGGTGATGCAGTTGTTGAGGAAAACCAAAACTCAGATCAGCTAGCTGGTGAAACTGAGGTAGAATACAATAACATaagcatgaaaaaatatttcaatGACGGGGCATTTGTGTGGATAATAatgagtgtgtttttaaagaggAATATAGGGGATTTTATTACACCTGTCTCCTGTTGTTTGCAGGTAACGGAGCTGCAGATTAACGACAATGTTATTAGCCAGGTAAGTGGGGGAGTGGAAGCAGAAGACGATAATGATGACTTGGGTATTCCGGAGGAGATTCCCGAAGACACAGATGAGGAGTATGTGCCTGCTGCTGAGCCCGCTTCCTCAACCACATCCCCGTCTACGTCGACCAGACAGACATGCAAGGCCCAgagtcaaacaaacaaaaacaagaatggTCAGGCGATGGAGGACGACTCTAAGAAGGCCTCCGTGCAGTGTCCCATCTGCTTCAAAGCCTTCAAGAGCAAATACTACCTCAAGGTTCACAACAGGTACAGGgtgtcaccttttttttttctttccaaatgCTGTTAAAGGAGTAAACTAATGTCTCATCTCCACAGGAGGCATACAGGGGAGAAGCCCTTCGGTTGTCTTAAATGTGGAAAACGGTATTACAGGAAGGAGAACCTTTTGATACACGAGATGAGAGACTGTGCTAGTGTGCTGGTGAGTGAAGAAAATCACACTTTCTCCAACCCTCACTATGAAGAATCCTCagtgtttttacttttataatTCCAGACGTACACCTGCCTCACTTGTTCTGCTACATTTAATGCAAAAGAAGCTCTACGATTGCATACTGTCACCCACACAGGAGAAATGCCCCACAAGGTACAGCACACACCTAACAAAAAGCATAACTGAGTATGTCACAAACCTGAAGTGAATATAAAGAATGTCTTCATCACATTTTGCAGTGTTCAACATGTCCTGAACAGTTTATGTACAAGAAAAACTTGACGGTTCACATGATGAAGGTACACGGTTACCCCAAACCACATGCAGTAAGTACCTACAGTCAGCAGCGCCTTCAGTATGTAATTTCAAACTCACTTTAACCCAAACTTTTGGGATTTTCGTTTTGATTGTGTTGCTGTATTTCTAGTGTTCCCAGTGTCCCAAAACCTTCTTAACTCGCGCGGAGCTGCGTGTGCACGAAGCCGCCAAACATCGTGGAGAAAAGCCGTTCGTGTGCGAGGAGTGTGGCCATCGGGCATCTAGTAGAAACGGCCTGCAGATGCATATCAAAGCTATCCACAGGTTGGAGAACATGTTTTCTGTGAATTTCCTCCTGATGATGAATAAAAGTGTAAAAGAGTTAAAGTTTTAATGAAAACTATTTTGAGTCTGTTTTGTTCTTGCTCACAGAAATGAGCGCCCTTTTGTCTGTAACTCGTGTGGCCACGCCTTCTCCCAAAAGAACAATCTCAACATGCATCTGCGTATACACAGTGGCGAGAGGCCATACCAGTGTCACCTCTGCGGGAAAACCTTTAGGACACAAGGTAACAGCCATATTCTCTGCACATAAGCACTTTATTCACCTTGCATACCCCTGTGGCAAATTTAGAATCAGTAATTTGCCTAAAAGAAGCAAAAGAAAGATCTCATGCATCTCAAACTAAGACCCTACTTGCTCTGAGGTAATGCTGTGCCACCCAAACGTCCCTACATTACTATCGATGGGGTCCGGTGTGCTTTGTGCTTCTAAGAGCAATCGCTTAGCCATTTTGCTGCCTTTGCAAACTTTTACTTTAACTGCAAATATTGTGATTTGTATTGATCTCTGTATTTCACTGCCAGCCAGTCTGGATAAACACCACCGGACTCACACCGGCGAGCGGCCCTTTGGCTGTGATGTCTGTGAGCAACGCTTCACAGAGAAAGGCGCTCTTCTCCGACACAAGGCCAGCAAGCACGAGGAAGGCCGCCCCCACTGCTGTCACATCTGCGGTAAAACTTTCAAAGGTCAGATGCTGATTCTACAATAAATTTGTTGTTACTCATGACCTGTGCCCTAATGAATGAAGTGCTGCTAATGAAAGAATCACTGCTGaagtgatttcttttttattttctggtcgTTCTTTTCTCCTTCAGCGAGGGAGCAGCTGCGTGTCCACCTGCGTCGTCATAAAGGCATGAGGAAGTTTGAGTGTGTAGACTGCGGCTACAAGTTCACTCGACAGGTTGGTTCCAACACAGTTTCTTCATCTTCAGCAAGCTCCTTTTGCAGAGCCCTAATCTAACCTACCACAGGATTTATTATACACCTGAGTGTTTTAGTTTTAACCCTAATTTAATTTCAGGAAATGTGACTGAATCATAGTGGGAAGACAAAGAGATTAATAATTTTGATGGAGGTGGTTTTATTGTAGGATGTCTCCCATGCTAATTTTCCAAAAGCTTTGATTACCATTCATCACCATTCTGCTATCTCCATCTTAGAAGGCGAGTGGCACATGCATTAGGCCACTCGGGCTACTGTGGATAGGGAGTGAGTGGACACAAATGTCAATTTTCAGGGGCCTGCTTATGTGAATGTGCCTGAGTGAATTTATTGTGTCCTAATTCAGACTGTTTGCTTTGTGATGTGATATTGGTCTATAACTGCTatttcatacaaaaaaatatttttttagaaaagaaataaaaaaggtaAAAGCAAGTTTTACAAAGTGCAAAGCAAAGTTCTTTGGTCATAAATATGAAAACTGGTAAAAATTTATAACTGAAGCTTTTGTATAACGAAAAAAATAATCCATCTCTTTAGTTGCCTACTAAGTTCCAggtaattaaattaattacttttattattattttttaaattacctATTAATTACTTTTATAATCATTTCAGTTCTGTATCACTTGTGTGGTAATTTGTGCACTGTCCCTATATTCAATTCTCTTTAGAGACCTTTCTAATCTTTAATGTCATTCAGCAAGAATCAGCTATATAAAGCTTTATATCTATCTTTCTAACCGGTTTATGTATTTGTATGACATTTTACAATTATTGGACTCTACTAAACTAAGTTTGCATGAGACACAGTTAAACATAATCCTTCTTTATTTGTACTGGGTGTTTAGAGTCCCTTTCCCCTCCCTTTAGGCCAACTTTCTACTGAATGTCTGACCCTTCCACCAGGTGTTTGGGTGGGTCTTCTGTGGTCACAGCCAGGAGCTGTGTggctgagatgaccatattaatAATGTGTAGAGTCTGAGCTTTTCACTTACAGGGATATTTGTATAAACTTGACTGTAGATTGACATGACTATACTGTATATCTAcaatttttgtgttctttttgaaGCATTCCCTCACTTGCATCATGTTAAGTCATTGCCTAACTctcacatttttacatttcctCTTCAGGCACATCTACGGCGTCACATTCAAATTCACAAGCGCACTGAGAACTACAACCCGCGGCAGAGGAAGCTGAGGAATGTGATTGTGCAAGATGTGGATGGAAGTCCGGTCGAGACCGAAGCTCCCAAATCGGAGGAGGCTTCGCTGATCTGTGATGGGTCCACTCAGGAGTCCACAAACCAAGGAGCTGACTCCTCAACAGGGCTCGCCTCTGGTTGCATCGTGAGGGTTGTGATTGAGTCGAGTGAtgcggtgatggaggaggttaTTTCTAACCAGAACTTGGGAGAGGTTGAATCTGCGCAGACTTTCCCTGTGCCGCAAGTGTTGCAGCAAACACAGCTGGTTACCGAGCCTTATGAGTCCACGATAGACATGGAGGGAATTGTTGAGAATTTGTCAGAGAGCAAGACCTGAAGCGAGCAAGTGTGCAAAACAACAAGTCGGCTTCTGCTGAGCTTCCACGCATGCAAGAAAAGCAGATTCATGCACTCTGTAGTTTACACAGAGTAATTAAATTGCATGTTTTTAAATGCTGTTTGaatgtaaaatattatttttctgcttgtttACTTGAGACAGGTTTTGTCAGTGTGCTTACAGCAGCTGGAGCTCAGTGTCACCTTACATCGCTGATAGGATTAAAGGAGAACATTTTCTGTGCAGCCAGAAAAGCATTTTCTTACTTTTGGTTACAGTGTGGTTACAGTGTAACAAATGTAGTAGTTCAGTGATTTTTATTAGGGTCCCTCCAGGTGGTGGTTTTGTACTGGACTCCATTATGTTTCAGGGTGCTTCTAATATTCTTTGAAATAGAAGAGTTGCAGAGCAGTAAAATTGCACAAGtgtataaaaaaattaaaggcaGTCACAAGGTGGATGAGTGATAACAGCTAATCATGAATGTAAACAATGAATGTAAAATTGTTTCATCTTTGATGGGTTTATTTTAACCTGGTGTATTTCATCTTAATGTGGCTCTATGGGCCATGCTAACTTTGCAGGTTCCATCTCCACTGGAATAGAAAATGGTCCCTCAAAACAATGTGGACAGTGGTTCCCAAATGATTTGTCAACAAAACATTATTATACACGTTATAATATATAGTTGTGGCTTAGCTTTTCGTGTGAATTGAACACAAAAAGTGTGACAACTAAGAACTGCTGGGATGCTCCGATTGGGTGATACGATGTGCCTTTTGTgccacacaaacactgaaatgccctctaaaaaactaaaaactttaACCACAAGGTGGCAGTATTATACCAGAGGTTTAGTGCTGTTGTCTATTCCAAAAAGCGTTgaattgttttatgtacttttggaattattttgtaatttttacaaatctaatatttctgttagtttaaaacaaaccaaaacaaactgcTTAGGCATTTTCATTGAGCTACTAAAGTAACCAAGTAACTAAGTAAGACGGTAACACCAGCTTGACTATTTTGCGCAGTGTTGGATTAAACACTACACTGACTCACTGCACCATCTCGTGGTTCAAACTGGTGTTACGGTCCCATTTCAAGACGTCAACGGAACAGTTTATATTCAGTCTTTTTGGGCCTAACATCATAACTGTTGCTCATTTTGAAGAGTTTAATTCCTTTaagaatgttttaaatgttttttatgaaatatttttttgtttaaaaaatgatcCTTATCACATGGTTTCTGAACATTTAGCCAGAGTAAAACATTTGGAGAACAACAAATACCTGAAAAGTTCCCTGCAACTTTCCAaaccattattttttttttttcatgtttatgttTTAAACGTTTGATTAAAAtacttgtgtttgttctcttcACAATAAGCAAAAGGTATCACAACAGGTAAAAGGCATATTTTTGAGCAATTTATGTTAAATATTTGTCCCAAATCTCTGCAGTGATGGTAGGGACTGCAAAGTCATAATGGCCACATACAGCAACCGCTGCCAGATAGAAGAATACTAAATTACACCTGAAGGAAATGGTTTCAAAACATTTCTTagatttatattatatatttggTGACAAACTCGTCAGGATGAATTCTAGAGCACCTTTGATGTTTACTGGCCAAATTAATTTGTTTTCCTGATGCAACAGGTGcagattgtttttaaaatgtcacacaGGTTAATAATTTTTCTTGAGAAGTGCTTTTATGTTTAAGTGAGCTCGTGTTTATTTCACAGTCTTTTGAAGCTACTGTCAACTGTTTCACTGAAATATTTGCTGCAACCTTGCTAAGAGCAAATCATTGTGACTCAGCAGAATAAACTACGTCAGACCTGCCTGCAGTTTAATTCATAGTAGCCACCGTGGAAACAGTGTACAAACACAGCAAATAAGATTAAGAATATACTGTATTTACAAAACTGTTCAACATCACAGACcgaacacttaaaaaaacaacggtgTATTGACAACAGCatggaaacacacaaatatACTACTTCCAATGAAGCAAAAATATATCCTACTCAACAacaaactgagattttttttgcACTTCCAGTTGTGACTGACGACTCATTAGCGTTTACAAAGAGCCACTGATCTTTTTGCAGCTGATAGGCAGGAACTTCAGAAGCAATCACAGCACAAATATATCCATAAATAAGAAAACCGTATAACAGTGAAAACATTAAAACGTTAAACATTAAatgaaatacattaaaaaaacaaaacttcatGCATGGTTATAGAGGCTGATATAGCCCTGTTTAAGAGTCTAGAGTGTCATGAGGACATGCCGTGCAGCCCAAGAATCACTAAAAACAGAATCAACTCAGTGCAAGTTAAGATCACATGCAGCCAACTTGAAATTCTACTATGATGATTTCTCAGCACACCGATTCCTCCGGGTAAGGATTAACCTTTTAACCATACGGCTGTATGCCTGTTTAGTTCTGGATATCAATTTTTGATTTTGGAATGCAAACAGATTCTTGTAGTTTCTGTTAAAATATTTGGCTTTTACTTGTTAAAGAAATAATCCACTCAGAGCAAAACTGCTGCAAAACCAGagattgttgtttttattccaCAAATTCTTCTCTCCTCACCCAAGCCTACGTCACCCATAATGCAGATTATCTGCCAGTAGCAGCTAATGTAGCCTTGAGCTGCAGGCCTCAAGCTGAGACGAGCAGCAGCTTCAGAGTTTTAGTAAGCTCACTTACTTGTAACCTTtagattttcttcattttaaaacttCTTCATGTCTTCAAGCGTAACTGTTACTGCCATTTAATCGTGTTTCTCGCAGCACCCTCTTAActgttttattcacattttgtAATCTGACTTTAATTTAGCAGATTTCGCTTTTAACtttcacttttctgtgttcataaatgaaaaacaaaacaaaacaaacaccaaCAGAAACTCATAAGTAACACACTGAACGCAGAAATGTCCACACGCAGACACACCTCACCCTGTAGGAGATAACTCCCATCCACTGTGTAGTTAACATCAGCAGATAGTTCCCATAGAAAAGCTAAAGTTGATGCACACTGTGTGGACCAGTCTGATAACTCACCACATCTGTTTCAATTCTTAAGTGTGGTTTTGGCCACTGAAAATAATCTCCACTATAACTACAGTTCATGCATGGATGCTGGATGCAGTGCCAACACAACAGGTTACATATAAACACAGCTAGCATGATCTTACTCACTGGTTTACATACTACACCACTGGAACGTCAAGTTTAGCGAAGACACCCTGCTTTACCAGCTAATTTACTATAAACAGAACCATATTTTAGAAAATGCTGtactgaaagaaaaataaaacaaggaaCTGAGACCATTAGCTAGTCAGTAAAATGTTTACTGATGCAATAAAGTTGAGAATTTGCATCATTTCCTTTTATGCACAGCCATAGCTTGTCTGACAAATGCCTGACACGCCCACCTTCAATGCAAAAATTCCCCTGTTTTAATCTTTCTAATTTGAATTTTACTTTCAGTTGGTAATAATCTCAAAATGTATAAGCCAATGGTGAGTCCAAGCTCAAGGCCAGTAAGGCATTACTGACCAGCAGGAACTTTAATGGATACAACTTAGAAGTGACCCTGCACCACCTTTAGATCCATAATCCAGTTCTTCTTCACACCTGTATATGGCTCTCACCAACCACTCAACAGGAGCTTTCTGGTCTCCAGCTGTAAGGGTAGTTAGGACCCCCATCACAATCTGGCACACCAGAATGATAAcctctttaaatatttattttacccaaCAAACAGTCTAAAGCTGAATGTTTACAATgtgaataaatatataaatacaaaaaagcacAGCTAAAGCTGAAACCATTGACATTTAACCTATTATAAAAATAGTTCCATCCATCAACTTCATAATAAATTCATTATTTCAGCACTAACTCAAAGTGGTTTCTCTTGTATAACCAAAATAAACTGCATGCCTGGTTATTTAGCCACAAAACCAGCAGCTCTCTAGAGCTTTTGTACAGAGCCCCCCGAGAACACCATCCATGTAGTGGATAATGCAGTCCACTGGGGATACAAGGAGCCAAATGTTTATACAATATATATCCATGCATAGACAATTTCTCACACATATACTGGTAAAAGATGTAAAAGATGAATGATGATCTCAGGCATATTTCAAAAATCATAAGGAGGAGATTAAATCTGACCAATGCTGCAATGATGTTTTATAGGTAAATTCATTATTGTGTAAGTGCTATAAATTCACAGCTGTGTGTAGTGTTTTCTGATAGAGACAAAGAGGTTTAGTGAGAGCTGGGTTGCCACTAGTATTAATATGCAAATAATCTCAAAAGGTGGTGAATGTGGTGAAACGACTTGGAAATTAGGGTTGTGCACAAAACAATCAGGTGACTTTAGAAAATAACAGGTATGCATATCTGTAGTGTGTAAACATTGCTTCACTCTAATCTGCAGAAGCTTATGGATGTTTTTCTTAGCGTTGCTGATGTAACTTAGACTTTCCCCCCTGTGggataaataaaatatctgtGTGCGTCTATCCATCTGGCTCCAGGCCTTTCTGTCCAGTCAACAGACTAAGACTAGCTCAGTCTTCTTTTCTGATATTGACAGCTTTAGCAAAGTGATGAGGTAAATTCACAGTACACTGAGGGCACGATGAGGGAGAACATGGTCAATGGGGGTTTCGAGATCAGTGTGCCGCGTCCACATCCTGATTCTGGTTCTGGTTGAGGTTATTGAGATTGTGGAGCGCGTGGTGTCGGTGATGCCGGTGCAGGAGAATGCCGTTTGACTCGGGTATGTCAGTGGGTTCGAATGCGCTCGACACGAGGGGCATGAACTGCCGGAAAATGCTGACGCTGCCATGCCAGAAGGTCGGCTGAGGTAATCGTCCAGCAAGACTCCAGGTGCGGGTGACCGGGTCGTAGGCTTCCACGACATCGGACAGCTCAAACGTATTGTCGTAACCACCAGACACGTACAATTTAGCCCCCAGGGCCGCCACACTGCCTCCAACATGgacctgaaaaagaaaacaacatttttaaacatgtatttttgtTATAATTCATAATAATTTATGCATCTAACAATAACACTAGAAAGCtgccagacagacagacagacatagacaatttttatttttttctttgtgtagcCTTTGTTTCATTATTGTATATAataagtagattttttttttcaattcaacGAAAACAAAAAATGCTTATTTAAAAGGAGCATCATGTGTGTCCCAGACTAACAACTGTCCTGAACATACTGTATGTACAACCACTTTCTCAACACATTGACACGAGAGAAATATTGCTTTTCTTTGAAAAAAGTAACAGATATATTATTAACCGTTTCTTCCTGAGATCACAAATACAAAGCTAAAAAACTAAATGAACTAGTGGAAGATAA is from Oreochromis niloticus isolate F11D_XX linkage group LG20, O_niloticus_UMD_NMBU, whole genome shotgun sequence and encodes:
- the zbtb48 gene encoding telomere zinc finger-associated protein isoform X1, which codes for MKAIYSEAGGMSAAESNHAQRVLSALNQQRAVGRFCDAALNVGDGVVFLAHRNILACFSELLQQSNMPSATEFCLQGCPSDGLELLLNFVYTGELKLDPHNLDRVQQAAASLCVPEALTRCHQFKETSKEPVPVKRKRGRPRKSASDINPVKEKNLIKVTKDEPTIDTAAASFTTAATTAATTTRSGRVVKGPRRLVTIDESPTTENELTPPLPVEKEVGDAVVEENQNSDQLAGETEVTELQINDNVISQVSGGVEAEDDNDDLGIPEEIPEDTDEEYVPAAEPASSTTSPSTSTRQTCKAQSQTNKNKNGQAMEDDSKKASVQCPICFKAFKSKYYLKVHNRRHTGEKPFGCLKCGKRYYRKENLLIHEMRDCASVLTYTCLTCSATFNAKEALRLHTVTHTGEMPHKCSTCPEQFMYKKNLTVHMMKVHGYPKPHACSQCPKTFLTRAELRVHEAAKHRGEKPFVCEECGHRASSRNGLQMHIKAIHRNERPFVCNSCGHAFSQKNNLNMHLRIHSGERPYQCHLCGKTFRTQASLDKHHRTHTGERPFGCDVCEQRFTEKGALLRHKASKHEEGRPHCCHICGKTFKAREQLRVHLRRHKGMRKFECVDCGYKFTRQAHLRRHIQIHKRTENYNPRQRKLRNVIVQDVDGSPVETEAPKSEEASLICDGSTQESTNQGADSSTGLASGCIVRVVIESSDAVMEEVISNQNLGEVESAQTFPVPQVLQQTQLVTEPYESTIDMEGIVENLSESKT
- the zbtb48 gene encoding telomere zinc finger-associated protein isoform X2 — protein: MSAAESNHAQRVLSALNQQRAVGRFCDAALNVGDGVVFLAHRNILACFSELLQQSNMPSATEFCLQGCPSDGLELLLNFVYTGELKLDPHNLDRVQQAAASLCVPEALTRCHQFKETSKEPVPVKRKRGRPRKSASDINPVKEKNLIKVTKDEPTIDTAAASFTTAATTAATTTRSGRVVKGPRRLVTIDESPTTENELTPPLPVEKEVGDAVVEENQNSDQLAGETEVTELQINDNVISQVSGGVEAEDDNDDLGIPEEIPEDTDEEYVPAAEPASSTTSPSTSTRQTCKAQSQTNKNKNGQAMEDDSKKASVQCPICFKAFKSKYYLKVHNRRHTGEKPFGCLKCGKRYYRKENLLIHEMRDCASVLTYTCLTCSATFNAKEALRLHTVTHTGEMPHKCSTCPEQFMYKKNLTVHMMKVHGYPKPHACSQCPKTFLTRAELRVHEAAKHRGEKPFVCEECGHRASSRNGLQMHIKAIHRNERPFVCNSCGHAFSQKNNLNMHLRIHSGERPYQCHLCGKTFRTQASLDKHHRTHTGERPFGCDVCEQRFTEKGALLRHKASKHEEGRPHCCHICGKTFKAREQLRVHLRRHKGMRKFECVDCGYKFTRQAHLRRHIQIHKRTENYNPRQRKLRNVIVQDVDGSPVETEAPKSEEASLICDGSTQESTNQGADSSTGLASGCIVRVVIESSDAVMEEVISNQNLGEVESAQTFPVPQVLQQTQLVTEPYESTIDMEGIVENLSESKT